One Vallitalea pronyensis genomic region harbors:
- the argF gene encoding ornithine carbamoyltransferase has protein sequence MAFNLKGRHLLSLEDYSKKEIEYLIDLASELKRQKYAGIRPRNLEGKNIALIFEKPSTRTRCAFVVAAVDEGAHPEYLGKGDIQLGKKESVADTAKVLGRMFDGIQFRGFKHETVVGLAENAGVPVWNGLTDKFHPTQILADFLTIFEHKGYLKGIKFAYVGDGRNNMANSLMIGAAKVGMDFRIVSPASLFPEDALVAKALDFAEESGASITVTDSVDEGVEDVDVIYTDVWVSMGEEEHFEERISLLQPYQVNKDMMDKAHPEAIFMHCLPAFHDQETIVGREIKEKHGIEEMEVTDEVFSSKQSVVFDEAENRMHTIKAVMVATL, from the coding sequence ATGGCATTTAATTTAAAAGGAAGACATCTATTATCTTTAGAAGATTATTCGAAGAAAGAAATTGAGTATCTTATTGATCTAGCAAGTGAGTTAAAGCGACAAAAATATGCAGGTATCCGTCCACGTAACTTAGAAGGTAAAAACATTGCTCTAATTTTTGAAAAGCCTTCTACGAGGACACGATGTGCTTTTGTAGTTGCTGCTGTTGACGAAGGCGCTCATCCTGAGTATCTTGGAAAAGGGGATATTCAATTAGGCAAGAAAGAATCTGTTGCCGACACAGCTAAGGTATTGGGACGTATGTTTGATGGTATCCAGTTTAGAGGATTCAAGCATGAGACAGTGGTTGGCCTTGCAGAGAATGCTGGTGTGCCTGTATGGAATGGGCTAACAGATAAGTTCCATCCAACACAGATTTTAGCAGATTTCTTAACGATTTTCGAACATAAAGGCTATCTAAAAGGCATTAAATTTGCTTATGTAGGTGATGGCCGAAATAATATGGCCAACTCATTAATGATTGGTGCTGCAAAAGTAGGTATGGATTTCCGTATTGTATCACCTGCTTCTTTATTCCCAGAAGATGCATTAGTTGCTAAAGCATTAGATTTTGCAGAAGAATCTGGAGCATCCATTACGGTAACGGATTCTGTAGATGAAGGTGTTGAAGATGTGGATGTCATCTATACAGATGTATGGGTATCCATGGGTGAAGAAGAGCATTTTGAAGAAAGAATCAGCTTATTACAACCCTATCAAGTGAATAAAGATATGATGGATAAGGCTCATCCAGAGGCTATATTTATGCATTGTCTGCCTGCATTCCATGATCAAGAAACCATCGTCGGCCGTGAGATTAAAGAAAAACATGGTATAGAAGAAATGGAAGTGACAGATGAAGTATTTAGCAGCAAACAATCGGTTGTTTTTGATGAAGCAGAAAACAGAATGCATACAATCAAAGCCGTTATGGTTGCTACACTATAG
- the arcA gene encoding arginine deiminase: MSYDNPLHVTSEIGRLVSVILHRPSHELENLTPNLMEKLLFDEIPYLKEAIREHDYFASTLKRQGVEVLYLSDLIATAIADPKVRAMFINDFLNEANIYDDGMKYTLQGYFEEKDDAMLIRKMMAGIRKNELANIPTQSLAYLVHETYPFVIDPMPNLYFTRDPAAIIGGGIALNHMRTKTRNRETLFMKYIMKHHPRFKDADIPILYNRDAKTSLEGGDILVLGKGVLAIGISERSEAHSIETLARNIFKAGEEFHTVLAFNIPKKRAFMHLDTVFTMIDHDKFTIHHEIEGPLTVYSITKQEDNQVRIHEESATLEDILKKYLGLSSVTLIRCAGGDKIDGPREQWNDGSNTLAIAPGEVVVYSRNYVTNRILNENGVKTHVIHSSELSRGRGGPRCMSMPIVREDNP; the protein is encoded by the coding sequence ATGTCTTACGATAATCCACTCCACGTAACATCTGAAATAGGGAGACTTGTTTCAGTTATTCTTCATAGACCGTCTCACGAACTTGAAAATCTAACACCAAACCTTATGGAAAAATTATTGTTTGATGAAATTCCATATTTAAAAGAAGCTATTCGTGAACATGATTATTTTGCGTCAACACTCAAGAGACAAGGTGTTGAGGTTTTATATCTATCCGATTTAATAGCTACAGCTATTGCTGATCCCAAGGTTAGAGCCATGTTTATTAATGATTTTCTCAATGAAGCCAACATATATGATGATGGCATGAAATATACATTACAAGGGTATTTTGAAGAAAAAGACGATGCCATGCTCATTAGAAAAATGATGGCAGGTATTCGGAAAAACGAATTGGCCAACATACCAACCCAGTCCTTAGCCTATCTGGTTCATGAAACCTATCCATTTGTGATAGACCCTATGCCTAATTTGTATTTCACAAGAGACCCAGCAGCTATCATTGGCGGCGGTATAGCACTGAATCACATGCGTACAAAAACCAGAAACCGTGAAACCTTGTTTATGAAATACATTATGAAACACCATCCTCGTTTTAAAGATGCAGATATACCTATTTTATACAATCGTGATGCGAAGACATCTTTGGAAGGTGGCGACATCCTTGTACTGGGTAAAGGTGTTCTTGCTATAGGAATTTCTGAACGGTCTGAAGCACATTCTATTGAGACATTGGCTAGAAATATATTTAAAGCAGGGGAAGAATTTCATACCGTTTTAGCTTTTAATATACCTAAAAAGAGAGCATTTATGCACTTGGACACAGTATTTACCATGATTGATCACGATAAGTTTACCATTCACCACGAAATCGAAGGACCTTTGACGGTCTATTCCATTACCAAACAAGAGGACAATCAGGTGCGGATTCATGAAGAGAGTGCAACCTTAGAGGATATTTTGAAGAAATATTTAGGTTTATCGTCTGTTACCTTAATCCGTTGCGCTGGTGGTGATAAAATAGATGGTCCTAGAGAACAATGGAACGATGGCTCGAACACACTTGCAATAGCACCAGGGGAAGTTGTGGTGTATTCAAGAAACTATGTCACCAATCGCATATTAAATGAGAATGGTGTGAAAACACATGTTATTCACAGTTCCGAATTATCACGAGGACGGGGTGGTCCAAGATGTATGAGTATGCCCATTGTCCGAGAAGATAACCCATAA
- a CDS encoding S-layer homology domain-containing protein: MEFRKLNVFICGVLVVLGMIVPSYAKETFSGEKEVITQDQATLMTSEEAISFAKKAVKTYFDISINDTFKQNISPYNGFFYWEKIDKNESISIRIDESRQVLEANVNKIFNDKDINVPLFSFEEAKKKADHYMMEFFPKEYKTSHINLDLSQYDSDTHGYKIIYSRYVNDVYCMYNSITIVVNSISGEVSGFSKEWDHDLGTIEAVDHIISSKEAEKIFREHVKMELLYRPCQYDYNQPVEAIKLVYRPTIDKDYFIDAKNKKSPMNTINSNIDKEASSCDISLERKKSIYKAKSKRGLNPSVISSDRAKKVMKQYLQHVYKEPINIRDLELSESQDPPYEIWQATFQSGPITGTIDINAKTEMVEFISQFASEGPHDSDELLKPIFTWEEGYEKAVEVISTLYPDKIMELETKQHKPKPTEYDSCNYVYNHIGFGMIYDYTFKRSVNNIPFEDSYISISINSLDGTPDQCIIRWQDLEFPKMPLISDKEALDIFFETFKVQLVYDQLDTYSSENKRLAPRYITGLGLQNNYGYTGDIDASSGVVLDANGYQQVHNKKVFLEKIKGHPNQKALAIMNNISRLDIHYTDLQKEVTLIDVIRLLNVKDNLFDIITDSDFDELSFKNISPSHKYYRDVQNAVYCGMLDNTSTYLYLDRKITREQLAEIIVNYIDGQIDKYDDTFPAKVSDVSKINNKYKSHVAICVNEGIMSLDTKGAFRPKDSLTLEDAVAIIYDALVKLTLDNQ; encoded by the coding sequence GTGGAATTCAGAAAATTAAATGTTTTTATATGTGGTGTTTTGGTTGTACTTGGGATGATTGTGCCAAGTTATGCAAAAGAGACATTCAGTGGGGAGAAAGAAGTAATTACGCAGGATCAAGCAACGCTTATGACATCTGAAGAAGCCATATCTTTTGCTAAAAAGGCTGTAAAAACATACTTTGACATATCAATAAATGATACATTTAAGCAAAATATTTCTCCCTACAATGGTTTTTTTTATTGGGAAAAGATAGATAAGAATGAAAGTATATCTATCAGAATTGATGAGTCTAGACAAGTATTGGAGGCAAATGTTAACAAAATATTTAATGATAAAGATATAAATGTACCTCTTTTTAGCTTTGAAGAGGCCAAGAAGAAAGCTGATCATTATATGATGGAATTTTTTCCTAAAGAATATAAAACCAGTCATATTAATTTAGATTTATCTCAATATGATAGTGATACACATGGCTATAAAATCATATATAGTCGTTATGTTAATGATGTCTATTGTATGTATAATAGCATAACGATAGTCGTTAATAGTATCTCTGGTGAGGTATCAGGATTTTCTAAAGAATGGGACCATGACCTAGGTACCATTGAAGCTGTAGATCATATTATTTCTAGTAAAGAAGCTGAAAAAATATTTAGAGAACATGTAAAAATGGAATTGTTGTATCGACCATGCCAATATGACTATAATCAACCTGTTGAAGCTATTAAACTTGTATATCGACCTACAATTGATAAAGATTACTTTATTGATGCCAAAAACAAAAAGTCACCAATGAACACGATTAATAGTAACATCGACAAAGAAGCTTCATCATGTGATATTAGTCTTGAAAGAAAGAAAAGCATTTACAAGGCGAAAAGTAAAAGAGGTTTAAACCCATCAGTGATATCAAGTGATAGAGCAAAGAAAGTCATGAAACAATATCTTCAACATGTATATAAAGAACCAATCAATATACGTGATTTAGAGCTTAGTGAAAGTCAAGATCCTCCTTATGAAATATGGCAAGCTACATTTCAAAGCGGACCTATAACAGGAACGATTGACATAAACGCTAAAACAGAAATGGTAGAGTTTATTTCACAATTTGCGTCAGAAGGACCTCATGATTCCGACGAACTCTTAAAGCCTATTTTTACATGGGAAGAAGGTTATGAAAAAGCTGTAGAAGTCATAAGTACACTGTATCCAGATAAGATTATGGAGCTTGAAACGAAACAGCATAAACCTAAACCTACTGAATACGATAGCTGCAATTATGTATATAACCATATTGGTTTTGGTATGATTTATGATTATACTTTTAAACGTTCAGTGAATAACATTCCATTTGAGGACAGCTATATTAGTATTAGTATTAATTCTCTTGATGGAACACCAGACCAATGTATAATTCGTTGGCAAGATTTAGAGTTCCCAAAGATGCCGTTAATAAGTGACAAAGAAGCCCTTGATATATTCTTTGAAACATTTAAGGTACAACTTGTTTATGATCAATTAGATACTTATTCATCTGAAAATAAACGATTAGCGCCTCGATACATCACTGGGTTAGGATTACAAAATAACTATGGCTATACAGGAGATATTGATGCATCCAGTGGTGTTGTCCTCGATGCTAATGGGTATCAACAAGTTCATAATAAAAAGGTATTTTTAGAAAAAATTAAAGGTCATCCGAATCAAAAAGCTCTCGCAATCATGAACAATATAAGCAGATTAGATATTCATTATACGGATTTACAAAAAGAAGTCACCCTAATTGATGTTATTCGCTTGTTAAATGTAAAGGATAATCTATTCGATATTATCACCGATTCAGACTTTGATGAACTATCATTTAAGAATATATCCCCATCACACAAGTATTATAGAGACGTGCAAAATGCTGTATATTGTGGTATGTTAGATAATACAAGTACTTATTTATACCTGGATAGGAAAATAACAAGAGAACAACTGGCAGAGATTATTGTGAACTATATTGATGGACAGATTGATAAGTATGATGATACCTTTCCTGCTAAGGTCAGCGATGTATCAAAAATTAATAATAAATACAAAAGTCATGTAGCAATCTGTGTAAATGAGGGGATAATGTCTCTTGACACAAAAGGCGCATTTAGACCCAAAGACTCATTAACACTAGAGGATGCGGTAGCGATTATCTATGATGCTCTTGTGAAGTTAACTTTAGATAATCAATAA
- a CDS encoding GNAT family N-acetyltransferase gives MKMVTADLQDQENIMALLEACVANMRAKEIYQWNEIYPNADIMVQDIQSKNLFIMKSDQEYYGIITLNEDQEEEYNTVKWQYEGKILVIHRLAINPTYEGQGIGSNIMAFAENYGKEKGYDAIRFDTYSGNPRAVRFYQRLGFEKVGQVFFPHRELPFYCYEKKLT, from the coding sequence ATGAAGATGGTTACAGCTGACTTACAAGATCAAGAGAATATCATGGCATTACTCGAAGCATGTGTCGCCAATATGCGTGCAAAAGAGATTTATCAATGGAATGAAATTTATCCTAATGCAGACATTATGGTTCAAGATATACAGTCAAAAAATCTTTTCATTATGAAAAGTGACCAAGAGTACTACGGTATCATTACATTAAATGAAGATCAGGAGGAAGAATATAACACCGTTAAATGGCAGTATGAAGGTAAGATATTAGTGATTCATCGACTAGCCATTAACCCTACCTATGAGGGACAAGGTATAGGCAGCAACATAATGGCCTTTGCTGAGAATTACGGGAAAGAAAAGGGCTATGATGCCATACGGTTTGACACTTATAGTGGCAACCCTCGTGCGGTTAGATTTTATCAACGTCTGGGGTTTGAAAAAGTGGGTCAAGTATTTTTTCCTCATAGAGAATTACCCTTTTATTGTTATGAGAAAAAACTAACATGA
- a CDS encoding TetR/AcrR family transcriptional regulator, protein MNEKFFKLDSEKQERILNAALNEFASFGYDKASTNNIVKNAGISKGLLFHYFNSKKELYYFLYNYSVDYAIEKFNGEMDYQEKDLLLFLEKTLFIKIQLMRKYPNLFNFFISCYMDTAKEAKELNIMNDARALELKNNAYKHMDYTLFREDMDFARMMATIEGTLEQFSTNEMRKLQITGGELDLDYMYNEITAYTAMFRRLFYKPEHGGGK, encoded by the coding sequence ATGAACGAAAAGTTTTTTAAGTTGGATAGTGAGAAGCAAGAGCGAATACTCAATGCAGCATTGAATGAATTTGCATCTTTTGGATACGATAAAGCTTCAACGAATAATATAGTCAAAAATGCTGGCATTTCAAAAGGTCTACTCTTTCATTACTTCAATAGTAAAAAAGAATTGTATTATTTTTTATATAATTATAGTGTTGATTATGCCATTGAGAAATTTAATGGTGAGATGGATTATCAAGAAAAAGATTTATTATTATTTTTAGAAAAAACCCTTTTTATTAAAATTCAATTAATGCGTAAATATCCTAATTTATTTAATTTCTTTATCAGTTGTTATATGGATACAGCTAAAGAAGCAAAAGAACTAAATATCATGAATGATGCAAGGGCACTGGAATTAAAGAATAATGCCTACAAGCATATGGACTATACCTTATTTCGGGAAGATATGGACTTTGCTAGGATGATGGCGACCATTGAAGGTACTTTGGAACAGTTCAGTACCAATGAAATGAGGAAATTACAGATTACAGGTGGCGAATTAGATTTGGATTATATGTATAATGAAATTACAGCCTATACGGCCATGTTTAGACGTCTCTTTTATAAACCTGAACATGGCGGTGGTAAGTAG